A stretch of the Aegilops tauschii subsp. strangulata cultivar AL8/78 chromosome 4, Aet v6.0, whole genome shotgun sequence genome encodes the following:
- the LOC109772863 gene encoding cytochrome b561 and DOMON domain-containing protein At4g12980, which yields MNCICTTYSLGYSAPFFRFRRAKVYRSAAKETLSLPRTGMEVSTRTAASPTTAPSRRRSVHIPPPPASSSHHHQLPPLHHLLRLPRSISPLQPPALTSIAAMARPGHSTAWLPLLVLLFAAGAAAQSGCLSATFTGGRTFLKCNQLPVLGASLHWTYHAGNGTADIAFRAPSGADGWVGWGINPSGSGMAGSNVFVASQSGGAVSVLTTILRTTAPTLDNTALSFDVPVPASAEYAGGAYTIYATVALPGNTTSQNTVWQAGPISGGRISPHPVSGQNLQSAQNLDFLSGTSTGGSNSRLHRRNLHGVLNGVGWGVLIPLGAMIARYLRVFESADPAWFYLHIACQISGYALGVAGWGLGLKLGSESKGLTYSTHRNIGIAIFCLATLQVFALFLRPDKKNKYRVYWNAYHHSVGYSVIVLAAVNIFKGLNILKPVTGWKTSYIVILATLAGVALVLEAITWAIVLRRRKRNQAHGGANGTGVQL from the exons ATGAACTGTATCTGTACTACGTACAGCCTCGGTTATTCAGCGCCTTTTTTTAGATTTAGACGAGCGAAGGTTTATCGTTCAGCAGCCAAGGAGACTCTGTCCCTCCCGCGTACCGGCATGGAAGTTTCCACCCGCACGGCAGCCTCCCCAACAACCGCGCCCTCGCGTCGCCGGTCGGTACATATACCTCCTCCCcccgcctcctcctctcaccaccACCAGCTCCCTCcgctccaccacctcctccgcctcccgcgctccATTTCGCCCCTCCAACCTCCTGCTCTGACCTCCATCGCTGCCATGGCGCGGCCAGGCCACTCCACGGCGTGGCTCCCCCTCCTGGTGCTCCTCTTcgcggcgggcgcggcggcgcagAGCGGCTGCCTCTCCGCGACCTTCACGGGGGGCCGGACGTTCCTCAAGTGCAACCAGCTGCCCGTGCTCGGCGCCAGCCTCCACTGGACGTACCACGCCGGGAACGGCACGGCCGACATCGCCTTCCGGGCGCCGTCCGGCGCCGACGGGTGGGTCGGCTGGGGCATCAACCCCAGCGGCAGCGGCATGGCCGGCAGCAACGTGTTCGTCGCCTCGCAGAGCGGCGGCGCCGTGTCCGTGCTCACCACCATCCTGAGGACCACGGCCCCCACCCTCGACAACACCGCCCTCTCCTTCGACGTGCCCGTCCCGGCCAGCGCCGAGTACGCCGGCGGCGCCTACACCATCTACGCCACCGTGGCGCTGCCGGGCAACACCACGTCGCAGAACACGGTGTGGCAGGCCGGGCCCATCTCCGGCGGCCGTATCTCGCCGCACCCCGTATCGGGGCAGAACCTCCAGTCCGCCCAGAACCTCGACTTCCTCTCCGGCACCAGCACCGGCGGCTCCAACTCCAGGCTGCACCGCCGAAAC CTCCACGGAGTGCTCAACGGCGTGGGATGGGGCGTCCTGATCCCGCTGGGCGCCATGATCGCGCGCTACCTCCGCGTGTTCGAGTCCGCCGACCCGGCGTGGTTCTACCTCCACATCGCCTGCCAGATCTCCGGCTACGCGCTGGGCGTCGCCGGCTGGGGCCTGGGGCTGAAGCTGGGCAGCGAGTCCAAGGGCCTCACCTACAGCACCCACCGCAACATCGGCATCGCCATCTTCTGCCTGGCCACGCTCCAGGTCTTCGCGCTCTTCCTCAGGCCAGACAAGAAGAACAAGTACCGGGTGTACTGGAATGCCTACCACCACTCCGTCGGCTACTCCGTCATCGTCCTCGCCGCCGTCAACATCTTCAAGGGCCTCAACATCCTCAAGCCGGTGACGGGCTGGAAGACGAGCTACATCGTCATCCTCGCCACGCTCGCCGGCGTCGCGCTCGTCCTCGAGGCCATCACCTGGGCCATCGTCCTCCGCCGGCGCAAGCGCAACCAGGCCCACGGCGGCGCCAACGGGACCGGCGTGCAGCTATGA